In one window of Corynebacterium incognita DNA:
- a CDS encoding PspC domain-containing protein codes for MYPTYVRPRQGRVIAGVAAGVANHLNRDVFLVRVVLLFSSLLSGAGVLFYAAAWMFSKVEETAPAPVEKVILPRWAYYLLSALAFVAAVAGDSWGVAISLALIAVGAMITWRAYDKGLQSRASVINATAGAFLVLAGVILTTVGVSNGALVTITLAVLLTVAGVGALVVPLVVRSLTEERAAKERAEIASRLHDSVLQTLAIIQKRADAPDEVARLARTQERELRAWLFEPEVSATKTIFATLREAAAEVEDLFGLRIAPVIVGEDVPLTPAAEAAVMASREAMVNAAKHAGVNAVDVYAELLDGKLSIFVRDRGVGFDPQDAAPDRHGIQDSIVGRMQRVGGESEIKSVPGEGAEVMVSVSLW; via the coding sequence TTTCCTCCCTGTTGTCGGGGGCCGGTGTGCTTTTTTATGCCGCCGCGTGGATGTTCAGCAAGGTCGAGGAGACTGCGCCCGCTCCAGTTGAAAAGGTGATTCTCCCGCGGTGGGCGTATTATCTGCTCTCCGCCCTCGCCTTTGTCGCCGCCGTCGCCGGTGATTCGTGGGGCGTGGCCATTTCGCTGGCTCTCATCGCGGTAGGTGCCATGATTACGTGGCGGGCGTATGACAAGGGCCTGCAATCCCGCGCGTCTGTCATCAACGCCACCGCCGGTGCTTTTTTAGTCTTAGCCGGTGTCATCCTCACCACCGTCGGGGTAAGCAACGGTGCCCTGGTGACCATCACCCTTGCGGTTTTGCTGACCGTCGCCGGCGTTGGCGCTCTTGTAGTCCCGCTCGTCGTGCGTTCGCTGACCGAGGAGCGTGCCGCGAAGGAACGTGCGGAAATTGCCTCCCGCCTCCATGATTCCGTGTTGCAGACTCTCGCAATTATCCAAAAGCGTGCCGATGCCCCAGACGAGGTCGCCCGCCTCGCCCGGACCCAGGAACGCGAGCTACGCGCGTGGCTGTTCGAGCCGGAAGTCTCGGCTACAAAGACCATTTTCGCCACGCTCAGGGAGGCTGCCGCCGAGGTTGAGGATCTCTTCGGCCTGCGTATCGCCCCTGTGATCGTTGGCGAGGACGTCCCGCTGACCCCCGCCGCTGAGGCGGCTGTCATGGCTTCCCGAGAGGCTATGGTCAATGCTGCCAAACACGCAGGCGTTAACGCCGTTGACGTGTACGCCGAGCTCTTAGACGGGAAGCTGTCCATCTTCGTCCGCGATCGCGGCGTAGGCTTCGATCCTCAAGACGCCGCCCCGGATCGTCACGGCATCCAGGACTCGATTGTCGGCCGTATGCAGCGGGTGGGCGGGGAGTCTGAGATTAAGTCCGTTCCTGGGGAGGGGGCGGAAGTTATGGTATCGGTAAGTCTATGGTGA